The stretch of DNA CGGATTCACCGTAGCCTTTCGCTACTAAGCGACTTGCTGGAATACCGCGTGAAATCAGGTAATCCAATGCGGCCCGTGCGCGGTTTTCAGAAAGGCGAATGTTGTACATGTCAGTAGCCCGAGCGTCGGTATGTGAACGCAATTCGATCTGCATCTGCGGGTATTCTTTCAGAATCGCCAGCACGTGGTCGAGTTCGCGGGCGGCATCGGGCCGGATAAAGAACTTATTCAGGTCATAATAAATGTTCTTCAACTGAAATACGTCGCCCACACCGTAAAGCCCCAGCGAGTCGGTAACAACAGCTTTTTTCTTCGCCTTGCCATACTGTGCTTTTTTAGTAGCATAACGGTCTTTCTGCGCTGTAATCGTATAGGGCGCATTCGGTTTGGTAGCAAACTCGTAGCCGCCATCGAGACCGGTCGTTACCGTTTGTTCCGATTTATCTTTTTCGTTCCGTAGTGTCACTTTCACACCGGGAGCAGGTTTCTGATTCACTTCGGTTTTAATTACCCCTTTCACCAGCGTATTTTCTGACCGTTCGAGGTAAATTTTCAAATCCATCGTTGGTTTCGGCGACTGCGTCAGAGTTGAATACCGAACACTGTTCATGGCGTAGCCTTCTTTGATGGCTTTAAACTCGTATTCGGTGTTTGTATCGATGCAGAGGTCAGTGCGCCCGGCTTCGTTGGTAATGCGCAAATCCTGATTTACACTATTCCGAACAATACGAACGTCGGCTCCTTCGAGTGGGGTGCCGGTTTTGGCGTCATACACCAGCACGTTCAACTGTTTGCAGGTGCGCCGGAACGAATAAATATCGTCGTCGCTCACCCCTTTTTTGCGGTTACTGCTGAAATAACCCGTTGTGCGGCCCCGGTCGGTGATAAACCCAAAATCGTCTTTTTCCGAGTTGATGGGTGCGCCCACGTTCTGAACGCCTTTGTAGGCCACACCGTCGCGCAGTTCGGCATAGAATACGTCTAAACCGCCCAGCCCTTCGTGACCATCCGACGACAGATACAGATGTCCGGCTTCATCAGCATAAGGAAACATTTCGTTACCCTCAGTATTGATTTCCTTACCCATATTTACGGGTGTCCCCCATTGGCCGTTGTTATATTCAACCACGTAAATGTCTGTGCCACCATAACCACCGGGCATGTCCGATGCGAAATACAGTTTAGAATCGTCGGGCGAGAACGCCGGATGGCCTACTGAATATTCGCTGCTGTTGAATGGAAGTTCCTGAATGCTAACCCATTTACCATTTTTATTGACGGCTGAATACAATTTCAGTTTTTTCACACCATCCGAACTTTTGCCCGACTTGCCTTTGCCGGTGTTGTTTCGCGTGAAGACAATGAAGTTCTGGTCTTTCGTAAATGTCATGGGTCCCTCGTGATACTTGGTATTGAGGGTTTTGCTAAAAATTTCGGCCTT from Spirosoma montaniterrae encodes:
- a CDS encoding carboxypeptidase regulatory-like domain-containing protein; amino-acid sequence: MNRIVQVLLLAMLSLASLTAQAQSARLRAANRQFDNLSYVGAVRAYEELLRADKKKDPAETREALIKLGYSYRKLQDARNAERVYGELVKTYTDLDSEIYLYYAQALATNGKYRESQKMYSQYGEKQGQDLRGRRFTVSYMDMNRFYQDSSSYRLYDLPINSRQADFSPMYYKGGLVFVSARDESGAIKRVFNWNQTPFLDLYFHPDTNQLRVPGSVVTRSSNAAVLGGGGDAKANETETIVEPQKLTKAEIFSKTLNTKYHEGPMTFTKDQNFIVFTRNNTGKGKSGKSSDGVKKLKLYSAVNKNGKWVSIQELPFNSSEYSVGHPAFSPDDSKLYFASDMPGGYGGTDIYVVEYNNGQWGTPVNMGKEINTEGNEMFPYADEAGHLYLSSDGHEGLGGLDVFYAELRDGVAYKGVQNVGAPINSEKDDFGFITDRGRTTGYFSSNRKKGVSDDDIYSFRRTCKQLNVLVYDAKTGTPLEGADVRIVRNSVNQDLRITNEAGRTDLCIDTNTEYEFKAIKEGYAMNSVRYSTLTQSPKPTMDLKIYLERSENTLVKGVIKTEVNQKPAPGVKVTLRNEKDKSEQTVTTGLDGGYEFATKPNAPYTITAQKDRYATKKAQYGKAKKKAVVTDSLGLYGVGDVFQLKNIYYDLNKFFIRPDAARELDHVLAILKEYPQMQIELRSHTDARATDMYNIRLSENRARAALDYLISRGIPASRLVAKGYGESEILNGCVDGVACSEDEHQQNRRTEFKIVAVQ